In Pseudomonas putida, a genomic segment contains:
- a CDS encoding anti-virulence regulator CigR family protein — protein sequence MARCGFVIAAITSISLLAGPTLALADPGNGKGQGHGKGQGHAESHQKKSGHYDGHSGPSIDRGDVLGILRGHRDYWSPGPALPPGIQKNLARGKPLPPGIAKKLDGRLLGQLPHYDGYEWQQAGVDLILVAVATGIIYEVLNGALD from the coding sequence ATGGCCAGGTGTGGATTCGTCATCGCGGCAATCACATCCATTTCGTTGCTGGCCGGGCCAACGCTCGCGCTGGCCGATCCCGGTAATGGGAAGGGGCAAGGGCATGGCAAGGGCCAAGGGCATGCAGAAAGCCACCAGAAGAAAAGCGGACACTACGATGGGCACTCAGGCCCCTCTATCGACCGTGGCGATGTGCTGGGCATTTTGAGAGGCCATCGTGATTACTGGAGCCCTGGGCCAGCGTTGCCGCCGGGTATCCAGAAGAACCTGGCGCGAGGCAAGCCGCTTCCGCCCGGGATCGCCAAGAAACTCGATGGTCGCTTGCTTGGCCAATTGCCGCACTACGATGGCTATGAATGGCAGCAGGCGGGGGTGGACTTGATCTTGGTGGCCGTGGCAACGGGCATTATCTACGAGGTGCTCAACGGCGCGCTGGACTGA